From Aegilops tauschii subsp. strangulata cultivar AL8/78 chromosome 5, Aet v6.0, whole genome shotgun sequence:
ATGTCCAATTTCATATCAGTTTGGACGGTCATCTTTGTCTTGACGAAAATTTTGAAACAAGATCAATGTTGAAtatgtttctgatttttttctgCCTTTATATAATGGGGATATACCGAAAAGGGACTATACACATCTAACAATTATCTCTTGCATGAGGCGTTGCAGTCAGCTGCTCACAAGCTTGCGTATGACAACAGAATCTGCACTGCTCTACATAGACCATCCTTGCTCGGTTTCAATGGCTGCTGAGGTCCAGCATGTGATAGCTTTTGCCAAGGAATTCCTTGCTAACAAGTACAAGGATTTTAATAAGTTAGTGATCCCCATCTAATGGCACCATGCTTTGTTTCCTTTTGTGAGAAAACTGTAGACATTGATGTCGCAAAATCATGCATTCAGTGTACTTATGACATTGTTTGTCTCATTTCAGGTTCAAAAGTGAGTTGATGAACATTTCTCTTTCTGGGATTGAAGCCATCTTTTCAAGTACTGACATACATATCAAATGTGAAAATGACTTATATTACTTTATGCTGGAGTGGGCCCGTACAAGATACCTAGATTCAGAGGAAAGACGTGAGATCTTGAGTTCTCGTTTACTTCCACTGGTTCGCTTTAGTCATATGACACGTGCAGCGTTTGTGGAGATCCTTACATGCACTGATAATGATATAGAGCATGAGCAAGTAACTAAGCGAATTACTGAGGTACTTCTAGACAAAGCTTACCCAAGACAGATGGAAGGTGCTCTTACTACACAAACCTGTCAGCAATTTGCTGAGCGAGCTTACAAGTGCAAACCTGTGAAATTGGTTGTTTTTTATCGACCCCGCCCACAGGTTACAGTTTACCTGGATCTAACGCGCGAG
This genomic window contains:
- the LOC109744809 gene encoding BTB/POZ domain-containing protein At2g46260-like — translated: MARPIIDGHRRWCAAVASEIIIRRVWSSWRYSLDDRRFNGVPVEYKMADMVADWIVDQSKPSLEDYTHLTIISCMRRCSQLLTSLRMTTESALLYIDHPCSVSMAAEVQHVIAFAKEFLANKYKDFNKFKSELMNISLSGIEAIFSSTDIHIKCENDLYYFMLEWARTRYLDSEERREILSSRLLPLVRFSHMTRAAFVEILTCTDNDIEHEQVTKRITEVLLDKAYPRQMEGALTTQTCQQFAERAYKCKPVKLVVFYRPRPQVTVYLDLTREECSRIFPSKHINSHCFWLAGWRFYLKASCEMNEQRKLCTFGLWVGVRENPKGSTDLTVDIELAARVGSSGKFVSELEDTFTFNSSDRLYGCNDLFDMPWSMFIADDDVFIDGVLHLRADLGVAVGRPELQSWRYLTQQT